The Sesamum indicum cultivar Zhongzhi No. 13 linkage group LG1, S_indicum_v1.0, whole genome shotgun sequence genome includes a window with the following:
- the LOC105157609 gene encoding tetraspanin-10 isoform X2, whose translation MSSGTGTSTFVIRWINFLTMLLAVAVIGFGVWMGAHHDNCRKSLTLPVIGLGAVILVVSIIGFLGALKNNSILLWIYLILLCIILVAILVFTVLAFIVTNNGSGHNVSGLRYKEYQLQDYSTWFLKQLNNSHNWDHLKSCLVKSDDCNNLSKRYRTLKQFKSAKLSPIEAGCCRPPSECGYPAMNASFYDLSFHPISSNKDCRLYKNSKAVKCYNCDSCKAGVAQYMKTEWRVVAIFNCILFVVLSMIYFVGCCARRNAARGNSKV comes from the exons aTGAGTTCAGGGACAGGAACAAGCACTTTTGTAATCCGGTGGATCAACTTTCTCACAATG TTATTAGCTGTGGCAGTCATAGGTTTTGGTGTGTGGATGGGCGCTCATCATGACAACTGTCGAAAATCTCTTACATTGCCGGTTATAGGCCTTGGTGCTGTAATCCTTGTAGT ATCAATAATTGGGTTTTTGGGAGCGCTGAAGAACAACTCAATCTTGTTATGGATT TATCTCATCTTGCTTTGCATTATACTGGTGGCTATTTTGGTCTTCACAGTGTTAGC GTTTATAGTAACAAATAATGGCTCCGGTCATAATGTATCTGGTCTTAG GTATAAAGAGTATCAGCTTCAAGATTATAGTACCTGGTTTCTTAAACAA CTAAACAATTCCCATAACTGGGATCACCTCAAGAGTTGCCTTGTCAAGTCAGATGATTGCAACAACCTTTCGAAAAGATACAGG ACTCTCAAGCAATTTAAATCGGCAAAATTAAGCCCCATTGAAGCTGGTTGTTGTCGACCACCATCTGA GTGTGGTTATCCAGCCATGAATGCGTCGTTCTACGACTTGAGCTTCCACCCCATAAGTTCCAACAAAGATTGCAGACTTTACAAAAACTCTAAAGCTGTCAAGTGCTATAATTGTGATTCTTGCAA GGCTGGAGTTGCACAGTACATGAAAACTGAATGGAGGGTCGTAGCGATCTTCAATTGTATTCTCTTTGTTGTCCTG TCGATGATTTACTTTGTGGGATGCTGCGCAAGAAGAAATGCTGCCAGGGGCAACTCTAAAGTGTGA
- the LOC105157609 gene encoding tetraspanin-10 isoform X3: MSSGTGTSTFVIRWINFLTMLLAVAVIGFGVWMGAHHDNCRKSLTLPVIGLGAVILVVSIIGFLGALKNNSILLWIYLILLCIILVAILVFTVLAYKEYQLQDYSTWFLKQLNNSHNWDHLKSCLVKSDDCNNLSKRYRTLKQFKSAKLSPIEAGCCRPPSECGYPAMNASFYDLSFHPISSNKDCRLYKNSKAVKCYNCDSCKAGVAQYMKTEWRVVAIFNCILFVVLSMIYFVGCCAYLCNLFLHPQFDD; this comes from the exons aTGAGTTCAGGGACAGGAACAAGCACTTTTGTAATCCGGTGGATCAACTTTCTCACAATG TTATTAGCTGTGGCAGTCATAGGTTTTGGTGTGTGGATGGGCGCTCATCATGACAACTGTCGAAAATCTCTTACATTGCCGGTTATAGGCCTTGGTGCTGTAATCCTTGTAGT ATCAATAATTGGGTTTTTGGGAGCGCTGAAGAACAACTCAATCTTGTTATGGATT TATCTCATCTTGCTTTGCATTATACTGGTGGCTATTTTGGTCTTCACAGTGTTAGC GTATAAAGAGTATCAGCTTCAAGATTATAGTACCTGGTTTCTTAAACAA CTAAACAATTCCCATAACTGGGATCACCTCAAGAGTTGCCTTGTCAAGTCAGATGATTGCAACAACCTTTCGAAAAGATACAGG ACTCTCAAGCAATTTAAATCGGCAAAATTAAGCCCCATTGAAGCTGGTTGTTGTCGACCACCATCTGA GTGTGGTTATCCAGCCATGAATGCGTCGTTCTACGACTTGAGCTTCCACCCCATAAGTTCCAACAAAGATTGCAGACTTTACAAAAACTCTAAAGCTGTCAAGTGCTATAATTGTGATTCTTGCAA GGCTGGAGTTGCACAGTACATGAAAACTGAATGGAGGGTCGTAGCGATCTTCAATTGTATTCTCTTTGTTGTCCTG TCGATGATTTACTTTGTGGGATGCTGTGCATATTTGTGTAACTTGTTCCTACATCCTCAATTCGATGATTAA
- the LOC105157609 gene encoding tetraspanin-10 isoform X1 yields the protein MSSGTGTSTFVIRWINFLTMLLAVAVIGFGVWMGAHHDNCRKSLTLPVIGLGAVILVVSIIGFLGALKNNSILLWIYLILLCIILVAILVFTVLAFIVTNNGSGHNVSGLRYKEYQLQDYSTWFLKQLNNSHNWDHLKSCLVKSDDCNNLSKRYRTLKQFKSAKLSPIEAGCCRPPSECGYPAMNASFYDLSFHPISSNKDCRLYKNSKAVKCYNCDSCKAGVAQYMKTEWRVVAIFNCILFVVLSMIYFVGCCAYLCNLFLHPQFDD from the exons aTGAGTTCAGGGACAGGAACAAGCACTTTTGTAATCCGGTGGATCAACTTTCTCACAATG TTATTAGCTGTGGCAGTCATAGGTTTTGGTGTGTGGATGGGCGCTCATCATGACAACTGTCGAAAATCTCTTACATTGCCGGTTATAGGCCTTGGTGCTGTAATCCTTGTAGT ATCAATAATTGGGTTTTTGGGAGCGCTGAAGAACAACTCAATCTTGTTATGGATT TATCTCATCTTGCTTTGCATTATACTGGTGGCTATTTTGGTCTTCACAGTGTTAGC GTTTATAGTAACAAATAATGGCTCCGGTCATAATGTATCTGGTCTTAG GTATAAAGAGTATCAGCTTCAAGATTATAGTACCTGGTTTCTTAAACAA CTAAACAATTCCCATAACTGGGATCACCTCAAGAGTTGCCTTGTCAAGTCAGATGATTGCAACAACCTTTCGAAAAGATACAGG ACTCTCAAGCAATTTAAATCGGCAAAATTAAGCCCCATTGAAGCTGGTTGTTGTCGACCACCATCTGA GTGTGGTTATCCAGCCATGAATGCGTCGTTCTACGACTTGAGCTTCCACCCCATAAGTTCCAACAAAGATTGCAGACTTTACAAAAACTCTAAAGCTGTCAAGTGCTATAATTGTGATTCTTGCAA GGCTGGAGTTGCACAGTACATGAAAACTGAATGGAGGGTCGTAGCGATCTTCAATTGTATTCTCTTTGTTGTCCTG TCGATGATTTACTTTGTGGGATGCTGTGCATATTTGTGTAACTTGTTCCTACATCCTCAATTCGATGATTAA
- the LOC105157609 gene encoding tetraspanin-10 isoform X4: MGAHHDNCRKSLTLPVIGLGAVILVVSIIGFLGALKNNSILLWIYLILLCIILVAILVFTVLAFIVTNNGSGHNVSGLRYKEYQLQDYSTWFLKQLNNSHNWDHLKSCLVKSDDCNNLSKRYRTLKQFKSAKLSPIEAGCCRPPSECGYPAMNASFYDLSFHPISSNKDCRLYKNSKAVKCYNCDSCKAGVAQYMKTEWRVVAIFNCILFVVLSMIYFVGCCAYLCNLFLHPQFDD; the protein is encoded by the exons ATGGGCGCTCATCATGACAACTGTCGAAAATCTCTTACATTGCCGGTTATAGGCCTTGGTGCTGTAATCCTTGTAGT ATCAATAATTGGGTTTTTGGGAGCGCTGAAGAACAACTCAATCTTGTTATGGATT TATCTCATCTTGCTTTGCATTATACTGGTGGCTATTTTGGTCTTCACAGTGTTAGC GTTTATAGTAACAAATAATGGCTCCGGTCATAATGTATCTGGTCTTAG GTATAAAGAGTATCAGCTTCAAGATTATAGTACCTGGTTTCTTAAACAA CTAAACAATTCCCATAACTGGGATCACCTCAAGAGTTGCCTTGTCAAGTCAGATGATTGCAACAACCTTTCGAAAAGATACAGG ACTCTCAAGCAATTTAAATCGGCAAAATTAAGCCCCATTGAAGCTGGTTGTTGTCGACCACCATCTGA GTGTGGTTATCCAGCCATGAATGCGTCGTTCTACGACTTGAGCTTCCACCCCATAAGTTCCAACAAAGATTGCAGACTTTACAAAAACTCTAAAGCTGTCAAGTGCTATAATTGTGATTCTTGCAA GGCTGGAGTTGCACAGTACATGAAAACTGAATGGAGGGTCGTAGCGATCTTCAATTGTATTCTCTTTGTTGTCCTG TCGATGATTTACTTTGTGGGATGCTGTGCATATTTGTGTAACTTGTTCCTACATCCTCAATTCGATGATTAA
- the LOC105157630 gene encoding DEAD-box ATP-dependent RNA helicase 8 yields MVTTGGTSLKDDIMRLYQPVHLLVGTPGRILDLTKKGICILKDCSVLVMDEADKLLSPEFQPSVEQLISFLPPNRQILMFSATFPVTVKDFKDKYLRRPYIINLMDELTLKGITQYYAFVEERQKVHCLNTLFSKLQINQSIIFCNSVNRVELLAKKITELGYSCFYIHAKMLQDHRNRVFHDFRNGACRNLVCTDLFTRGIDIQAVNVVINFDFPKNSETYLHRVGRSGRFGHLGLAVNLITYEDRFNLYRIEQELGTEIKQIPPHIDQAIYCM; encoded by the exons ATGGTTACCACAGGAGGAACCAGTCTAAAGGATGATATCATGAGATTGTACCAACCTGTGCATTTACTTGTTGGAACTCCTGGAAGAATACTTGATCTCACAAAAAAAGGGATATGCATTTTGAAGGATTGCTCAGTGCTTGTTATGGATGAG GCTGATAAGCTATTATCTCCTGAATTTCAACCTTCAGTGGAGCAGCTGATCTCCTTTCTGCCTCCAAATCgacaaattttgatgttttcagCTACATTTCCAGTAACTGTAAAAgattttaaagataaatatcTGCGGAGGCCCTACATCATCAATCTAATGGATGAGCTCACACTCAAAGGTATCACCCAGTATTATGCTTTTGTAGAAGAAAGACAGAAAGTTCACTGCCTGAATACACTCTTCTCTAAG TTACAAATTAAccaatcaataatattttgcaATTCTGTGAATCGAGTGGAACTGCTTGCCAAGAAAATCACAGAGTTAGGCTATTCCTGCTTTTATATTCATGCTAAGATGCTGCAAGATCATCGTAACAGAGTGTTTCACGACTTCCGGAATGGTGCTTGCCGGAATCTTGTTTGTACTG ATTTATTCACGAGAGGAATAGACATCCAAGCTGTCAATGTCgtcataaattttgattttcctaAGAACTCTGAAACTTATCTTCACAGG GTGGGTCGCTCTGGAAGGTTTGGACATCTTGGATTGGCAGTGAACCTGATTACATATGAAGATCGCTTCAACTT GTACAGGATTGAGCAGGAGCTTGGCAcagaaataaaacaaattccTCCACATATAGATCAAGCTATTTACTGTATGTGA
- the LOC110011277 gene encoding DEAD-box ATP-dependent RNA helicase 8-like gives MNNNYTRGRYPPGIGNGRGGFGVGGTNQNNQNRNSHYLQPQPPYPLRTAPNQPQQWMRRNPSASTVSESSNEVEKTVQSEAIGSTSQDWKARLALPPPDTRYKTEDVTATKGNEFEDYFLKRELLMGIYEKGFERPSPIQEESIPIALTGSDILARAKNGTGKTRTKNSRS, from the exons ATGAATAATAACTACACGCGAGGGCGGTATCCACCAGGGATCGGCAACGGCCGCGGCGGCTTTGGCGTCGGTGGCACAAACCAGAATAACCAGAATCGAAACTCACATTACCTACAACCCCAGCCACCGTACCCGCTGCGAACCGCACCCAATCAGCCGCAGCAATGGATGAGGCGAAACCCTAGTGCCTCCACCGTTTCTGAGTCTTCGAATGAAGTTGAAAAAACTGTGCAGTCCGAAGCCATCGGTTCCAC CTCTCAAGATTGGAAGGCTCGATTAGCGCTTCCACCTCCTGACACGCGGTATAAGACCGAG GATGTCACTGCAACAAAAGGAAATGAGTTTGAAGATTACTTTCTAAAACGTGAGCTACTGATGGGAATATATGAAAAAGGGTTTGAAAGGCCTTCACCCATCCAGGAAGAAAGTATTCCTATAGCTTTGACTGGTAGTGATATTCTTGCCAGAGCTAAAAATGGAACTGGGAAAACT AGGACCAAGAATTCCAGGTCTTGA